The genomic segment TCGACTGCATCAAACTCAAATTCTGAGCCTTGATGCGGCTATCAATCCGGACGTCGAGCGTATGCATGACACCCGATATACGCTCGGCAATGTGGCTCAAACGCTGCCGGAAAACAGAGCAGGTACGTGAGGCCGGGACCAATCGCCGCTCGGTGAAATCCGTCAAACTTTGGTAGTTGGCAACGGGTTGTACATTCAATGCCGCAAGACGATCGGCCGCTACTTCTGCATAAGCTGCGGTTGCACTTAACCGAAAGCCAGTTGCGGATCTGATTACTTCGAGTTCAGACGATATTGCTGCCAATTCGTCGAGCAGTACTTCGTCGTCCTGGCTCGCCACCGCGACACGTTTGGCATGTTCAGAAAGCTTCTGTTCCAACCGGTCAAGTTGGGGCCCATATTCCTGGACTGTCGGAAATCCCAGCAACGCCAAATTGCGATAATTCCCCAGCTCCTGGACACGTTGGATGATCCGGCCCCTTTCACCTTCCTCAACATTTCCTGCGGTTACAAGCAATCGTCCGTAACCGTCACTGTGGATGCTGAAATCCGACCAAATCCGCAAACCTGCATTAATGTCACAGCAGACCATTTCCAGAGTGGATATGCCAATGCGGTCCAAATCGCGATCAATGTTGCTGGCGTCGGGAATCACAAGAATATGCGTTGCCCTGACCACCCCACCCGGCCACTGTTCCAGCCAACCGATATACTGCATCCGAACGGCTTCGGGTGTGTCGATAGGAAATATCAAAGTCAGAGTGCTTGCTTCGGTATGCCGTTCCCACAGGAAATATATGCCGGAATGGGTATGCCCCGAACCATGTCTTGCGGCCAACGTCCAATCATCAAAATCGGGTTTTTTATTAATGAGCCAACGATCTTCATCGGAACGCTCTTCCGGATCGATCAGGCGTACAACCTGAAATATATCGCAGTGCGAACTAACCGGAGCGAAGCGCCGTAGCCGCATTTCGTCGACGGCCCAGCGCCGGAGAGGGTGCTCGGTAAAACCCATAAGAAACTATCCGTCAAAAAAGGCCGAGAGTCCATATATCTCGGTACTTTTTCCTTAAAAAACCGCATGCTCCCCGCGCTCGGCTTGCCGTGTACCGGAGATGAGACTCCCGTAGTAGGAACGGAGCGTTTCGGACCCCGTGGCTGGCGTTGAATTTGCGTCATAGCCCCCGCTACGTTCATTCCATAGAAGCATTGATTCCGTCGCATAATAGCGCCCGATGCGCGCCAGTTGAGCCTTCTTTCGGGCCGCAGGAATGAGATAGCCGGAAATATCCAGAGCTTTGATTATGTAATCCAATAATTGCACAGGCACATGCTGGAAACGCGGCTCACGCCCCAGCAACTCGAAGAGCATCTGGCCCTGTTCCAGCGGGGTCATTGCCTCACCGGGGCCACCTATAGGTAGAATTGCATTTTGTAGCTCAGTTTTTTCAACGCAGTCCGCCAAATAATTGGCAAGGTCGTCATCACTGATGGGCTTGCAAGCAGTTAATGTGCCGTCGCCGAAGACAAGAAAAGCTTTGCCCTTTTGAACGCGCTCCACCTGACCAGATAGCGATTTGAAGAAAGCTGTCGGGCGCACAATGGAATAGCACAATCCTGACTTTATCAGTGCTTTCTCAAACGCAAGTTTGGCGTGCTGGAACGCGAGGCGCGGTTTTTGTACGCAAATCGCCGACAGAAGGACGAATTGTTCAACGCCGGCTGACCGGGCAGCTTCAAGCACATTTATGTGCGCTTGGTAATCTATCGCCCAAGCGTCCTCTTGCGATCCGCTTCGGGAGGCCATGCAGGATACCACCGCATCGAAGCGGTCGCCACACACTCCATCATCCAGGATGGACTGGATCTTTGTTACATCCCCAAAGCGGGAGCGGCCTTGCAAATCCGAGGGTAGATGCGCGCTGGACCTGACAAAACAAGTCACATCATAGCCGCGATGTAACAGCGCGCGCACTGTCGCGCGACCTATCGTACCGGTCGCCCCAAAAACCAAAATCCGCTTCGGGGTTTCAAAAGTGTCGGGAACGGTATCTGACAATAATCCTGCCCTGCGCCATCATGTTCAAATCCGAGCCTAAGTCGCATCCAGCAACTTGTCTATAAGCCCGCAGCCCTGTGCCGCCTTCATATTGTTCGCTTATGTCGGGACCAAATTCGTCCGTTGCGTGTTCTGGTCACTATGGACGGATTATCTGCAGAGCCGGTGCCGTCCCCATCCCGCTATTCCCTAGGAGACGGCCAGAATGTTTACGCTTAAACCATTGCCATACGCCGAAAGCGCGCTTGAGCCCCATATTTCTGCCGAAACAATGTCTTATCACTATGGCAAGCATCACAAGTCCTATGTCGACAAATTGAACAGCCTGTTGAAGGACGACCCGCTTGCAGACCTTCCGCTCGAGGATGTCATTCAACAATCGAAAGGTCTCGCGGCACGGCAGACCATCTATAACAACGCAGCCCAAATCTGGAACCATGACTTCTTTTGGAATTCGATGGCGCCAGACGGCGGTGGCGCTCCAACGGGCGACATCAAAGCACTGATTGAAGAACATATCGGTTCGACCGAGGATTTCCAGACGGCCTTTAAGGACGCAGCAACGAAGCATTTTGGTTCAGGCTGGGCCTGGCTCATATTTGCCGACGATGCCGTCAGCATCGTGACGACCCATGATGCCGAAATACCGTTCGAAAACGGAGCGACCCCTTTGCTGTGCTGCGATGTATGGGAACATGCCTATTATCTCGATTACCAGAACCGGCGTCCCGATTTCGTAACGGCTTATCTCGACCATCTCGTCAATTGGGACTTCGCGAACGCGAATCTCGAAACGGTGAAACAGGCGGTCAGTTGATGCATTTCGTGAAATTGTGACCACTGGAACAATTCCGAGCACAATAAGTTTTTCCTTCGACTTTCATCGAAAGAATAATCCGATGGCGAGACCCTAACTCGGACATTCGGCGCTTTGCTTGCTCCCTTCGGTGGGAGCGGCGCGCCTTTTGCCGACCCATATTTGGAGCTGCACCGATGAGCTTTTTGGCAAATCCCACAACCGCCAATGCCAAGCAATTGCCTACCGGAGTAGGGCGCGGTTTTCCGCCATCGTCCATCGCCGATATGCGCATTGAACGCATTCTCCGTCGCGGCTTCATGCTGGACGAAGAATTGTCGGCAAATGGCAATGCGGCAACCAACCAAGCCACTTCAATCGCGCCAAGAATTGCCTTGATAGGCGGGTTCACTCCCCGACGCTGCGGCATCGCAACATTCACCGCCGATACCCACGATTCTATCCGCGCAGCCTATCCCGAGACTGAAGTCGATGTTTATGCCATGGCGCCTGTTGCGAATGATATTGCCTTCGCGGCTCCGGTTCGCGGCGTTATCGTCGAAAACGATACCGACAGCTTCATCGCGGCAGCGCGGCAAATCGAATCCAGCCATGTAGACCTCGTCTGGTTGCAGCATGAATTCGGCCTGTTTGGTGGATATGCCGGTGATAAAATTCTGGAGCTGCTGGACCGGATAGCAGCCCCGTTATTCGTCACCTTGCATACCGTCATGCCCGATCCCGATGCCGACCAGCGGCGCGTGATCGACCGTATAATCGCCCGCGCGTCCAAGCTGATTGTCATGTCGGAGCGCGCCGCCCTTTTGCTAAAGGACGTATTTGGTGCTGATCCCGAGCAGATTGAAATTATACCGCATGGCGTTCCGGACCGTCCGTTCGGACGCACCGACCAGTTTAAAGCAGAACATCACTTAACCGGCCGGAAAGTGATCATGACATTTGGCCTTTTGTCGCCGGGCAAAGGTATTGAAGCGGTCATAAGTGCCCTTCCGGAAATTGCGTCGACCCACCCAGATGTTCTCTATTGCATCGTTGGCGCGACGCACCCCAATTTGCTCGCGCGGGAAGGCGAAGCTTATCGCGATAGCCTACGGAAGCTTGCGCACGATCTGGGTGTAGAAAACAACATTCGCTGGATCGACTCTTTCCTCGAAACCGAAGCTTTGCTTGACCTGATTGAAGCTGCCGACATCTATGTGACGCCCTATCTTGGTGCCAACCAAGCCACATCCGGCACATTGTCCTATGCCGTTGCGTTGGGAAAAGCCGTGGTTTCCACGCCCTATGCCCATGCTGTCGAACTGCTGGCAGATGACCATGGTGTCCTGATCCCCTTTGGAGATAGCACCGCCTTGGCCCGCGAGATTGGCGGTCTTCTCGACGCGCCGGGACGCCTCAACGCCATGCAGAAGCGCGCTTATGATCGGGGCCGGGATATGATCTGGCCGGCTTTTGCGATGCGCTGCCACGATCTGGTGACGCAGGAGCTACAGCCCCATGCGTCGCCATTTGCAGACCCTGCACAAAGCCCGGGTATCGAAGGCTTGCTTCGCATTTGCGACAGCACCGGCATTATCCAACATTCCATCTTCTCCGTTCCGGACCGCGCGCATGGCTATTGCGTCGACGACAATGCCCGGGCGTTGATGCTGATGAACCGCCTTGGCCATGATGCAGAACCCCACCGCTCGCGTCTCGCCGGGATCTTCGCAGGCTTTGTGCAAAATTCGTGGAATGATGACGCCCAAGAGTTTCGCAATTTCATGGGCTATGCCCGAAACTGGCTGGAGGCAGTCGGGTCAGAGGATAGTTGCGGACGCGCCCTTTGGGCGTTGGGCGCTACGGCGCATCAGGGTATCACGCCGTCCTTGCGCCAATGGGCGCAGCGCCTGTTCGACCGGACTATCTCCAGTGCTGCCGATTTCGGATCGCCTCGCGCGACGGCCTTTGCGATGCTGGGCGCCGATTATCGGCTCGAAACCAGAATGGACGATGCGGCGGCAAGATCGATCTTGGAGCATGGCGCGGAGTTTCTGATGGCGCGTCTCCACTCGGCACGACAGGCCGACTGGCCCTGGTTTGAAACCGTGCTCGCCTACGATAATTGCCGGATGCCCGAGGCTTTGATCCGCGCCGGATTAAGGCTGGATCGCCCTGAGTTTACCGCCGCCGGACTTGAAACGCTGCGCTGGATTTTGGACATCCAGATCAGCCCGGCAGGTTTTTTCCGTCCCGTCGGGTCCGAAAGCTTTGGGCGCGAATATGCCCTGCCGCGTCCTTTCGACCAGCAACCCGTCGAAGCCTGGGCCGCGATTGACGCCGCCCATGCGGCGTTCGATGCGACCAAGGACCGCCAATGGCTCAGCCATGCGAGCCGTGCCTATGCCTGGTTTTTTGGCTCCAACGATCGCGGTGTTGCGGTGGCCGACCCCGTTTCGGGATCGTGCCATGACGGCATCAATCCGCGTGGACTCAACCTCAACGAAGGCGCCGAGTCCGTGCTGGCCTACCAGTTGGCGCATTGTTCGATCCGGGATTTGATGTCCAAAGCGGACACCAATTGAAAGTGCTCGTCTGTGGTTGATTTATTCCAGCATGAGTTGCGCCTGCACGCCGATCCCAGCCGTGTTGTCGTGCGCCCGTTTCATCTTGCGTGGCAAGCATCCGGCCCGGACATTGAACGGGTGGGGAAACTTGTCGGCGACATTATTGGCCTTGATCCCCGCACCGTGCGAAGTGAAATGGGTATTGTTCTTAACGATTTTGCAGACCGCCATTGGCAGTTGGAACGCGTTTTCGACGACCGGTACAAGCAAATCGAATTCGCGCTCAAACTGGATGGCGCATCGATAAAGCGGAATACCAAAAGACTGATCGGCGCCTATTTCTGCCATGAATATAGCTATGCAGCGGCGGCGCTGATGAACCCGAGCGTGGTGCGCCATCCTGATCAAAGCGGCTTGCAACATGGCAGCGTCCGCGTTCTGCTGTCGTTACGCGCGGTCGGTGAAGGGCATATTTCGACCATAGCCTTTCGCGAAGGAATCATTTCGTCCGGCCGCCAACTTACCCTGTCGCATCAACCTGCCTTTGCCACCGCTGCCATGCTCGGCAAGCCCAAGCGGGATGCGCCTGATGGGTCGGTTTCCGTTTACCGTCATCCGGACGCCAGCATATCGGGCACCGTCATCTTTCCGATGACCGAAGCCCAGCGGAACGGGCTGGAAGATCTGCGCCTCGTCGAGTTCGAACGTGATAGCGGCAAAAGCGAATGGATTGGCACCTACACCGCCTATAGCGGACGTGATATCCGGTCCGAGTTGCTACGCACCCGCGATTTCCATGATTTCACCCTGACCCCGATCCGCGGCAGCGCGGGCCGGAACAAGGGCATGGCCCTTTTCCCGCGCAAGATTGACGGGAAGTTCCTGATGATCGGGCGCCAGGACGGCAAGAATCTCTTTCTGCTCCGGTCGGACAAAATCGACGAATGGGACGACGGAGAATTGCTGCTGGAGCCGAAATACCCTTGGGAATATGTCCAGATCGGCAATTGCGGCGCGCCTATAGAATTGGACGAAGGCTGGCTTGTCCTGACGCATGGTGTCGGCGCGATGCGCAAATACGCCATAGGCGCAGCGCTGCTCGACAAGAAAGACCCGTCCCGCGTTCTGGGGCGGACACCAAGCCCCATCCTGTCTGCAGCGGATGAGGACCGGGAAGGCTATGTGCCCAATGTCGTCTATACCTGCGGCGCGATCCGCGTCGGTGATGATCTGTTCCTGCCCTATGGAGTTGCCGACTCCTCGGTCTGCTTCGCCTTTGTCGCCATCCGCGACATATTGGCCCAGATGCAATAGCCTAGGCCCATCGGCACACGGCGACCGCGGGAACTGCCTTTCCTAAAGATACAAAGGACACGCAAAACGGATGCGAATATGTATCCTTTGTATCCTTTAATTAACAAGTCGCTGTGCTTTCGTGTGCCGCAAAAAAAGAGCTCGACTGTCATGTCTACAATTCAAAGAGCCTGAGGGACGATGGCGCAACGTCCTTCGCGCCAGAATTGCGAACCTTGTCCTACATTGCAAGGTCATAGCCCGCGCGGTGCCGCTCAGAGTATATCGAGGCTCCGCAAGGCGATGGCCTGACGCGCGGGGCGTTCGGCCATGACGGCGAACATTTCATCACCCCGCTCGGTGCGCTCGACGCTCATCGAAGCAAAGACCGCCATGAAATAGCCCGACAATGCGCCAAGGCGGTAATCCTGCCACAAGGCATCAATATCCGTTGCAACACCCAATGCCGCCAAACGGTTCGTCCACCGGTCAAAAGCCGGACGGTCCAACGCCGCGCGTTCATCCGGATCCGCAATGCTCGTCCCCACCAGAAAGGCAAGATCACGCGCCCCTGCCCCGATCGTCAAAGTTTGCCAATCCACCACCCAACAGGCGCTGTGGTCGGGCGCGAACAGGATATTGTCGACGCGCAAATCCCCATGCTGCAGCGTCGTTGCCGAAGGCTCGTGCGCCAGATAGGCGTCAAGTTTCTGGACCAGACCGTCACCGAGTGCGAGGCATTCGGGGTCCAGACGCTGCGCATAGCGTTCGCGAAACTGGGCAAAATAAACGGGGAAAAGCGCGCGCACGATCGGCCGCGTATCGCGCTGCAGCCATTCGATTTCGGCAAGACGCGGGCTATTCCATAAGGGCGCATGCAGTTCGGCGGCCGCATCCACCGCAAGGTCGATTTCCGCCGGTCCGGCACCCCTTAACTGGTCCCCTTGTGCGGCGGGTGCAAGGTCACCCAGCAGCAGCAAAAAGCTAACCCCATCGTCTTCGATTTTGGCAAAATGGCAATGCGGGCGCGGCACTGCAACGTCATGGGCAAGCGTCTGGTACCATCGCACTTCGAGAAGATAGCCCCCCAAAGTCCGGGCGACTTCCCGGCTTGCCGGGTCGTGGCTGGGGCATTTGGCAATCACCGTGGCGGGTGCGCCTTCAGCGCCTGTCGCCCAATCGAGCGTCAGACGATAGCTATCGCACATCTGCCCTGTGCCGACCGGTTTGACCGAAAAGCCGCGCAGCATCGATGCCGGAAAACCAAGCGTTTCGGCCAGCCAACCGGGCTGCATGGCGTCGGGATGGGTGGGATAATCCGCCATTGAAGCGCTCAACCCGTGACCGCCGGATCGAACAGACCCGTCAGACCGCTTGGACCATGCGGGCCAAGAAACAGTTGTTCCACGACGCCGCGCCCATGCATTTCCCGCCCTTCATGCATCAGCACCGCATCGGAAATGGCCTGTATATGCATGAAAGACGGATCATTATCGTTCACCGTGGCAAGGTCGATGCGGTCATGTGCAACCTCCAAAGCCCCATGGTCCATGCCATGCCCCCATTGGGGATGGGTGTAACCCAGCCCGTTCATATAGAAATGCCCCGTCGCACTACCTCCGCCCCCCACGGGTTTCAAAAGCAAGCTGGTTTGGGGGCCCAAATCGACCCGGACTTCCCGAGCGCGGCGTGATCCCGGGCTCCATATTATGTCGATGTCGACCTTGTCGAAATGCTGTTCTTTACCGCCATCGGGAAACAGCACCCCGCGGCGGTTCCAGGGATCACCCGCACCATCATCATTGGTGTGGAGGAAAAGCGAATGGCCCGCAAAATTGCAGGGCGTCCAGAGCCAGAAAAATTGTGGCAGAGTACCGGAAAGCGAGCTGGGCGGCGGTTGCGGATCGGATGCACCGACGGGGCGGATACCCCAACTGCGGTCACGCGTTCCGGTAAAGCTTTCATCGACATCGATGCGTTGTCCATCCACCAAGATATGTCCCGACCAGCGACCATTTTGGGTCAGACGGGTATAGTCCATGAACAGGCGCGTGCCGTTACGCCGGGTAAAGCGGGGTTCCTCAATCGGGAAATGGCGGCCAACGATGGTCAGATCGCACGCTAGGGGGCCGTCATTGGCGTCGACCGTCACCCGCAGGATGTGCAAAGGCTGCACGATCTGGATCGTGATCGGACCCACCCGCATCGCCATCCGCTCCCCCTGCATTCGTGCAGATGCCCGCAGGTTATGCTGAACACCATCCACCATGACGCAAAATGCGCCGTCGATAATGTCGAGAGCCGGATAAATGCCCATGGCAGCCGCGAAGAAAATCCGCCCGTCGGGCGAAGCGCCATTGAAGAAATAGCGGTCGTAGAAATTGCGGTCCGAGACGAGCGCGACAGGCTCCGGCGATTGGTGAATAGGGAAATCATCCCCTGCCGTCAGCATATCTGTTCCTCCCGTTTCGCCCGTCCGTTTCGCCGTCGGGTCCGCGGCAGTTTAGCTACCATAAGTCGGATGCGAGGCAAGCGGCATTTGGGCCGGACAGGCTATTCGGGGCACGACCCATTTGTAAAACAAGGTGAAAAGCACAGAGCGGAGTAAAGAAAGCGGTCCCGCCGCCGTAACACCATTTCTGGCCCATGCTGCGAAGGTGATGTGACTCCGTGACAAATTTGCTGGCACCATTCCCCATATTGGGCAGGTTGATTGCGTGCTTTTGCCTGCTGATGCTGGCCGCAAATTCGGCAAACGCCCAGGAACTTCTACGAAACCGGAGCTTCGAAGATCCGGTCGCGCCAAATCCCGGAAACAATTTTTATGCGTCTATTCCGGAATGGACGATGTCCAATCAGGGTAATAGCGACCCCAAACCTTACAACATTGTCGTGGCCAACAAGGCCTTGTGCTGCAACAATGCGACCCAAACACCTAAAGGCGGTGACCGCCAATATATTGATGTCAGCGGAACATCAGGACAACTGAACCAGGATTTCAAAATTGAGGCGGCGGGCTTGATTAGCTTCAGCGGATGGTTTTCGGTCCGCGATTTCCCGCAAAACCTATCCGGAATGTTTGTCCAGGTACGCAATCTTTCCAATGGCAAAATTGTTGCGACGTCGTCTGTTTCCTTTTCGTCGTCCGAACCCATCGGCCTTTGGAAAATGGCGCGTGCTGATTATGTGCCGGTTGCAGCGGGCAGCTATAGATTTGAAGCTTTCATCCCCAATCCGGCGAACCTCGACCTCGTCAGCGTGACCTATTCGCCTTCCTTGTCGGTGCAGAAATCGAGCGCAGCGCATTGGGATCCGGTATCCAACTATAAAAATCCCAAGATGATACCGGGCGGGATCATTACCTACTCCATCAATATTGAAATCCCTCCTGACTATGACTTAACGAGCAACTCTCTGTTGATTACCGACCCGACGCCCCCGAACCTCGCCATGATCGTGACCGATTTTCAAGATCCCGGTTCGGGTCCGGTGCAGCTTGACGCTGGCAAAGGGGGGGTATTTCTGACCTATTCGGGCCTCGATAGCGCAACCGATGGCGTCGAATTTTCAAACAATGGCGGGCTGGACTGGAGTTACCAGCCCGTCATCGGGCCGGATGGATCAGACCCGAAGATAACCGCAGTGCGTGTCCGCCCACAAGGCACAATGGCGGCCGGAACAATCGCGACCGTCAAAATGCGCTACGTGATCCGTTAATCCTCCGTCATCCATGCTGCGCAGCATGGATGCAACATAGCACTTGCATCAACTTTCTGGCTGTGGCTCACTCCCTTTCTGGACAAGGGGGCTCATATGATTGCACCCGCTGTTAAAAAGGGACCAATCCATGCGCCTCAAATTCTTTGCTTTGCTGCTCTTGACCACATCATCACTGGCGCAGGCCGAACCGACGCCGAAAGAACAGCTGTTGCAACCGCCTGCTGCCGCGCAACATTACACGATCAGTTCGGCCGCAGGTAAGCATGGCGATATCTGGTCGTGGAAGACCGAGGATGGCAAGCTGGCCTATCGCATGTCAATGTCCCTGCGTGGCTGGATTACCGAGACGGACCAGACCACGGTCTTGGGTCCGGACGGACGCCCCACGACCATCACAATCCGCGGATACACCGATAGCGGCGATGCGACCGAAGATTATAGTGTCGATGCCAAGGGTATTGCGCGATGGAAGACCGCAGTGGACGAAGGCAGCGCACCTTTGGGCAACAAGCGCTACAGCAGCTATGGCGGCCCCTGGCTGTCCAGCGCGCTCGATGTGGATGCGCTTGTCGCGGCAGGCAGCAAGGGAATTGACCTGCTGCCGGGTGGCAAGGCAACTATTTCCATTGGCGCCGCCACCGAGATTGACGGACCGGCGGGCAAGGAGTCGGTGAAGCTTGCCTATATAACAGGATCGGGTTTCGCCCCCTCACCTGTATGGCTCGACAAGAATAACCGTTATTTCGGCAATGCCGGGGTCATTTCGCTGTTGCCCGCAGGCTATGAAAAGGCCGGACCCAAGTTGAAAGAAGTACAGGACGCCACCGAAGCCGTCATGGTGCGCGATGTGGCGCGCAAATTTCTGAGCCCTGCCAACCGGACACCGACATTGGTCGACAATGTGCTGCTGTTTGACTCGGTCGCCGGACGCTATGTCGCCGGACGCGCCGTGCTGGTCGAGGATGGCAAGATCAAAGCGGTGGGCGCTGCAGGGACGATAAAGGTGCCAGAGGGAACCACGCGGATTGACGGACGCGGCAAGACCCTGTTGCCCGGACTGTGGGATTCCCATTTGCACGTCGGCGGCAGCGACTGGAACCTGCTGCAGAATGTTGCCACCGGCATCACCAACTTTCGCAGCCCAGGGTCGATGATCGACGAGTCGCTCAGCATCCTCAAGCGCCGTGCGTCCGGCGACCTGCTCGCGCCCGATGGCAAGGTGGCGGTCATCATCGACCGCAAGGACCCCCTCGCCGCGCAAGGCGCCTTGACCGTCAGTTCGGCCGAAGAAGCCATCGAGGCCGTGCGCAAGATCAAGGACGCGGGGCTTTCCGGCGCAAAATTCTACACCTCGATGACGCCCGCCTGGATCGCCCCTGCGGCGGCGGAGGCGCATCGTCTGGGGCTGCATGTCAGCGGGCATATCCCCGCCGGAATGCGTCCAATTGAGGCGGTGCGCGCGGGCTATGACGAAATCACGCACATCAATTTCATCATGATGCAGGCGATGCCGCAGGACGTGGTCGACAAGGCCAACACCGCCGCGCGGTTGGAGGGGCCAGCCAAATATGGCAAGGATGTCGATCTGGACTCGCCCGAAATGAAAGCCTTCTACGCCGAATTAGCCCAGCGCAAGACGATCATCGATCCGACGATCTCGGTCTGGGAAGGCAGTCTGACTTCGGACGGCAGTGCGACCCTGCCTGCCTATGCGCCGTTCGCCGAAATCTCCCCGCCCGCCATTTCGCGCAGTTGGAAGGTCGGCGGCTACCCCTTGTTCGACGGTCTAACCCGCGCAGATTTCAAAGCGAGCTTTGCCAAGATGGTCGGCGTAGTCGGACGCTTGCACAAGGCCGGTGTCCGCATTGTCGCGGGAACAGACGGCTATGGTCTGGAACTGGTGCGCGAGCTTGAACTTTATCAGCAGGCTGGCCTCACCAATGAAGAGGCGCTGCAGACAGCAACCATCGTCCCTGCGCGAATGACCGGGATGGACGACCGTTTCGGGTCCATCGAAACGGGCAAGAGCGCGAGTTTAATCCTTGTCGAAGGAGACGCATCCAAGGATATGGCCGCACTTCGCCGGATCACGACCGTGTTTCTTGATGGCTACCGCCTCAACGCCGACGAACTGCGCGCCGCCAGCGGCTTTAGCGGCAAGCCCAAATAAGCGGACGGCTGCTGGGGGGAGCTGAATATGTCAATGCAAAAGGCCTGCGCCTGATGTCCGGCGGATGCTTGCGTAGCGGTGCAGGTTTTGTTGGCGGCGCGGTTGCGACCTATGTGCTCGTCTTTTTCGGTACGGTCTTCGCATGGGACATATTGGATGTCGCGGATCGGGACGGCGGCGGCATCATGGGCGTTGCCTTTGTCATCGCGCCCGCGCTTGCCCTTCTTG from the Sphingorhabdus lacus genome contains:
- a CDS encoding amidohydrolase family protein, which translates into the protein MRLKFFALLLLTTSSLAQAEPTPKEQLLQPPAAAQHYTISSAAGKHGDIWSWKTEDGKLAYRMSMSLRGWITETDQTTVLGPDGRPTTITIRGYTDSGDATEDYSVDAKGIARWKTAVDEGSAPLGNKRYSSYGGPWLSSALDVDALVAAGSKGIDLLPGGKATISIGAATEIDGPAGKESVKLAYITGSGFAPSPVWLDKNNRYFGNAGVISLLPAGYEKAGPKLKEVQDATEAVMVRDVARKFLSPANRTPTLVDNVLLFDSVAGRYVAGRAVLVEDGKIKAVGAAGTIKVPEGTTRIDGRGKTLLPGLWDSHLHVGGSDWNLLQNVATGITNFRSPGSMIDESLSILKRRASGDLLAPDGKVAVIIDRKDPLAAQGALTVSSAEEAIEAVRKIKDAGLSGAKFYTSMTPAWIAPAAAEAHRLGLHVSGHIPAGMRPIEAVRAGYDEITHINFIMMQAMPQDVVDKANTAARLEGPAKYGKDVDLDSPEMKAFYAELAQRKTIIDPTISVWEGSLTSDGSATLPAYAPFAEISPPAISRSWKVGGYPLFDGLTRADFKASFAKMVGVVGRLHKAGVRIVAGTDGYGLELVRELELYQQAGLTNEEALQTATIVPARMTGMDDRFGSIETGKSASLILVEGDASKDMAALRRITTVFLDGYRLNADELRAASGFSGKPK